A stretch of Candidatus Poribacteria bacterium DNA encodes these proteins:
- a CDS encoding phytanoyl-CoA dioxygenase family protein, translating to MGLTSKEQQFYVENGYFLKKGLVSSEDIARIQAEVEDIHNRMAEQPADGIGISWEVYDTEDHPPRIKQLMHSEVVSPTLNRLLRSDEVLDILEVLMGENISLYHSKLLPKAGGDGTAIPWHQDYAYWKNDENKPVMINCQLAISEANLENGCIQFVPGSHNWGLQEHERKHQTFGVFLPGHYQEREDAVAVEMEPGDGVFFNALIIHGSAPNNSADDRLMNTFAYNVTGNGETQCREVLRGKSLST from the coding sequence ATGGGACTTACGAGCAAAGAACAGCAGTTTTACGTGGAAAACGGTTATTTCCTGAAAAAGGGGCTTGTCTCTTCAGAAGACATTGCGCGGATTCAGGCTGAGGTTGAAGATATACACAATCGTATGGCAGAACAACCTGCTGATGGCATTGGGATTTCTTGGGAAGTCTATGATACAGAGGACCACCCGCCACGTATTAAACAGTTGATGCACAGTGAGGTGGTGAGTCCGACCCTGAACCGTCTGCTTCGTTCTGACGAAGTATTGGATATCTTGGAAGTGTTGATGGGTGAAAATATATCGCTCTATCATAGCAAATTACTTCCAAAAGCGGGTGGCGATGGGACAGCTATCCCGTGGCATCAGGACTACGCCTATTGGAAAAATGATGAGAATAAGCCAGTTATGATTAATTGTCAATTGGCTATCAGCGAGGCAAACCTTGAGAATGGGTGCATTCAGTTTGTACCCGGCAGTCATAATTGGGGTTTACAAGAGCATGAACGGAAACATCAGACCTTTGGAGTGTTTCTACCGGGGCACTATCAAGAGCGGGAAGACGCTGTTGCTGTCGAGATGGAACCGGGGGATGGCGTCTTTTTTAATGCCCTGATTATTCATGGATCTGCCCCAAATAATTCAGCGGACGACCGGCTGATGAACACATTTGCCTATAATGTAACTGGAAACGGTGAAACCCAATGCCGGGAAGTCCTGCGAGGGAAATCTCTCAGCACATGA